A region of Mesoplodon densirostris isolate mMesDen1 chromosome 11, mMesDen1 primary haplotype, whole genome shotgun sequence DNA encodes the following proteins:
- the PLEKHA5 gene encoding pleckstrin homology domain-containing family A member 5 isoform X7 translates to MAADLNLEWICSLPRSWTYGITRGGRVFFINEEAKSTTWLHPVTGEAVVTGHRRQSTDLPTGWEEAYTFEGARYYIKSKTFGKN, encoded by the exons ATGGCGGCGGATCTGAACCTGGAGTGGATCTGCTCCCTGCCCCGCTCCTGGACTTACGGGATCACCCGGGGCGGCCGAGTCTTCTTCATCAA CGAGGAGGCGAAGAGCACCACCTGGCTGCACCCCGTCACCGGCGAGGCCGTGGTCACCGGGCACCGGCGGCAGAGCACAG atttgcCTACTGGCTGGGAAGAAGCATATACTTTTGAAGGTGCAAGATACTATATAAA AAgtaaaacatttggaaaaaacTGA